The Lepeophtheirus salmonis chromosome 6, UVic_Lsal_1.4, whole genome shotgun sequence DNA window TGGGAAATCGGTGTAGGAGCTGTGGAAGATTcgttatgttttaataaatttttacttgGAAAAGTAATCGGAAATTTATTACCACTTGGAGGTCCAGACACAGCCGGAGCATTGTGTTGTCCAGGAGGAGGGTGAGGTCCACCAGAATGAGGTCCACTATAATGTGGCTGTTGAGGGTATCCTCCACTGTAGGGAGCTGCTGCGTGATACCCTGGAGGAGGTGCTCCACTATGAGGTGAATAAGGTCCATAATTTCCATAATTTGGAGTTCCAGGTGGACCATAATTTTGTTGTTGATATTGAGGCACTTGTTGCCCTTGAGGTCCTCCTCCTTGACCTTGATGAGGTGGTGGAATTTGAGATCCAGTGTGGGGAGGAGGAGCTTGAGGGCCAACATGTGGAGGTTGAGCACCAGAGTGAGGTGGCTGAGAACCCGGATGCTGAGGAGATGGTTGAGATACGGAATGTGGAGCTCCAGTGTGAGGGGGTGGTGGTGCCTGCGGTCCAGCATGTTGTGGAGGAGGAGCTTGTGGTCCAGCATGTGGAGGAGGTGCTTGTGGAGCAGCATGTGGTGGTGGAGCTTGTGGCACAGCAATAGGCCCAGGAGGACCTGAATGCATTGGTGGGGCTTGTGAATTGGAATGTGGCATAGGCTGAACAGCAGAACCTTGATGTTGAGGTGGGCCAGACGCTTGAATAGGTGGGCCCTGATGATTAGGGCTATATGGATTTATAGCATTATTTACAGAATTATCTCCTTGGGGACCACCAGATGGTTGGTGTGGTAAGGGAACAGCGTTGTGTGGTGGAGGCCTAGACATAGGCATCGAGCCAGATGGTGATTGTTGATGTGGCATTCCATGAAGATGTTGCATTTGCTGTTGTGAACCTGGAGGAGGTATTGGACCTCTCATAACGTGTTGCTGCATCATATGAGGATGATGATTTTGATTAGATGGAGAAGGATGTCTAGGCCTCATTTGATCAGCCATTTGTGCATACTGTCTTGGTGCCTCTCCACTATTTGATCCCTCATCctgaaaataaattgtcaaacttAGTTATTTTACTTGaatgtattaaatgaaatttacattatttgtaTCCGATTTTCCGTCACCGTTCGTAGGTCCAGGGTTAGAAGGATCTGATGGACTATCAGGATTATCTCCTCTTTCAACTGGCTGTAGGACATGTCTATTATCAGCGGGATCAGTAGGAGGTGCAGGAGAGGGTGGAGTAGGAGCACCGGCTCTTGCCCTCTCTTCTTTTTCCGTTCTTAACTTTTCAATCTGATcttttatcatttcattatatttctcATCATCAACAGCCTTTACACAATGTTTCTTCAATTCTTTTTGAAACTCTTCACTAGACTCCATAAACTTTCGTTTTTTAGTTAAATTCTTTTCTTCTATTTGTTGCAACTCTGCTTCCAATTTCTTTTGATGCATTGTAAGTGACTGAACTTGTCGTTTTAAAACCTAGGAATGATTGAATAACTAATTAATCATTCCTaacgaatttatttatttctaagtcAATACATTATTAATACGAAAATTACCTGCATACGAGATGTCGTCACAACAGATCTAACATCAGGTACCATAGCTTCGGAGCAAATCTCGTTAATCAATCTATGATTTCTTTGAAATCTTGCATGAGAAATATGCTTCACGCTTAAACCGTCATCCGGGTCTTCCTaatgattattaaatttgtacgaattatttatgatttttaaattccaaTCTCAAATACCTCGTCTTCGGCTGGTTGAATATCAATTCTTCTTTCTCCAGCTTTAGCTCCTCGTGGTTCAGGATCTTCTATGACGGGATTTCCTCTTGATTTAGCTTGTATATATGCTTGATATGCAGGAGAGTTTTGGTAAATCTTAAATTGTCTGTCATATTCAGTTTTTTCAGTTTCGTACTCATCAATGTATTCTTGCTTTTCAGTATCAGGCAATTCTTTCCACTTTTGTCCGACAATTTTGCCTACTTCCCAGAGCTTACAGTCCTGGTTGTCTTCTCTAATTTTATCCCATATCTTACGAGAGTATCGCATGTATGGCATTAAAGGTTTTTCAGGTGCTTTTGGAGGCTTTGGTACACCTTGGTTACCCTAAGTTATAAAATCGAATATTAGACAATcgtatattttaagtattatactACAATTAACACTTTTCATAATTCAACGCcgattaatataataatgaaatacatttataaataagactttgctaattaaaaaaacctaatgattgatacataaaaaaatttagcagATACCACGCCGATTTTCACAATATAAGCTGTTGTCCATCAGAtagtcaaattaattgattaactCATGATTTCtagcttataataatatgtatagcCGAAAACAATCAGGGGACTGAATTAGGTTTTACTTTTCGTTTACGTCCTCTTTTCCTTCTATTTGTATCGGCATCATCTTGACGATTTAAAAGAGCAAGCTCCTGATGATAGGGATTTCGTCTCTccaaataattttcttgattaatgAAAATTTCTACTCCAGATTCAAAAGGTAGAAAAACTTTGAACCTTTGAATAGTGATAGGTTTCTTTGGAAGCAACATGTCTTCCATAGAAACATCCTTCAAAGTTCGACCCcttgtgtttattttaaattctttcaaaCCAGGCCTAGATGCATCCAAAGGCTCATTTTCATCATGTTTAAATTTACGTCGACgtctttttataactttacaaGTCCCCTGGATTGACAAATCCATCGTCTCCTTGGTTTGAGCATCTTCCATCGGAAATTGAAGAAATTTCCCATCAACATATTTGACACTTccatcatttaaattttctttattctctTGATCCTTGTTTAGCTTGTTTTCCTTCAGTGAATCACAACATTTCTTCGGGCTAGGCATATCCAATTTcctccaacatttttttcttctttttgtcttGCATTTGATTTTCGCAACGTagttattcacatttttttttaaatccatgataatttgctttttactttttttataccctatgatttttttgggaTAATACTTTTTCTCACTTTTACGTGGAACATCATTGTCTTCCTCTAACCTCTGGAATTCATTATCCATCCCTCTTCCTTTtgtaatattatcttttttctttattttttttttgttcgaatcaatatttgataatttcgTAGTTTCTTTGGTCTTCAAACGAGAACTACGTCTTCTTTGACCACAGTCAATAACTTCCTTCCCATCAATACCACAGCTATCTCTATTGGTTAAACTCACGAGTTcagatatttcttttaattttataggaaCCAATTTTGGTTTTTCACCAATCTCTTCGACTAAAGACTCACTTGTCTCCTTCATTAAATGATTTAGATAACAATATGAGTgttagtaatttaattataactgaTCCATATCAACACAGTTCAAATATATTACTGgagttacatttattaaaaattaaattaacataaacgTTTATTATATGCATATTAACTGTTAATGAGAAAtgttagttaaataaaatttcattgaaaaataaacatgtatTAAGGTGATTATTCAAttggaaagaaaagaagaaatcaaaGTAGATAGTCAAAATAATATTCACATACTAAACAATTGTCgaaggatttttttcatataatatgtatagtgaaaaatataattttaatcaaataaatatttcataccaTTATTTTGCCTCCAAGTTTTTGTGGATTAAACGATGAATTACCATACTGAGTTTGGATAAAAGGATTAGCTTTGATTTCATCCTGTTTCGAAcccaactataaataaattatgatagaatgacttaaaatattgttttaaacatttataaaagaaataagacTTACCCCCATGGGACTCCCTCCTGGGCTCGACCTCAATCgctctaaataaaagaaaatatgttaagaaaaaaaaaaatagtataaaaatatatatagcattATTATGTCTAATAAGTAGTGGCCCTATCTTTAAAATTGGGTTAATTGAGATTACGAGttctattatacaaaattaatttgattaaattagtaAAGCTGTCAactagatacataaataataatttacaaaagtaaaaaaggaTAACAAAAAGGGGAAGAATTAAAAACTAGAAGTACAAGGGATGGCATTAAAAGCAAACTTATCACATAAGTAtgctaaaaatgaaatataaatatgcgTGTGCTTGAGCATGTATAAGTTCGTGCATACTTATTGAAACCTTACCTTTGAGAATGTTGAAAGATACGGGGGAACCCATGATatctagaaaatgaaataaaatgaagggATGTTTCTCTACTATAAACGaaacttataaatacaaattaaaaggataaaaactATAAAGGAATGAATCGTCGCATTCACTTGATCCACTCTCAATATTGCTTTGTTaataaagagaaagaaaatgagAGTGTAactaaaataagaagaaaatggaGAATAACTTGAAATGAAGACCTAAGagtaataaaaactataagtACATTTTAGAAAGAGGGgcaaaaaatgcttaaaaataaaGGTGGTTTTCATGCAGTTGACTGGCAACTAAGTGTTGAAGAGTCGGACACAGGCCTCAGAGACTAAGGAAATGAAGATGTAAGGTTACTTATGTAAAGAAGAAAGTGAAGGACATGCTGCATGGGCAAGGAATGCCACAAAAGAACAAACTCCATTAAGCCCCTTGTAAGTTGGAGTTAACTGGAAGAAAGGTGACCTCATCCCGCCTAGAGAGCGTTTTCATGTCATGTCAACATTCTTGATGTAGGCCTAAACAACTCGACAACCCTTTCTCATAACTATTCAATCTTCAAATGCTGCTTAAGCAATCAATCCAAATATACCCCTCCAATGCATTACGTAACTACAGCACTGCCTCATTCTAACATGTGCTACTTTTGGGTTGCAAGGGCTTCAAAGGTAGTCAAAAGAATCCTTGAGAAGGGAAAGAAAAGGTGAAGGAGTCTACATCAAGTTGGAGCCTCCCAAAATGGCGTCTCCATCAATCACGTccgtgaaaacgctctatagatGTTATTAAGAAAGGAATGAATTGGCAAATggagattaattaattaatggaatgcCGGCCCTGACccattctttctttcttcctctcctatattattatcaaagtcTTACGGGCTCCCTGAAGAGGTCCAGCGGCTGCCGTGGCTCGATAGTTAGGCAATGCCATTCCAAAGAAGGTTCAACACTTTCTTGGAATCCAATCAC harbors:
- the LOC121119717 gene encoding uncharacterized protein isoform X8, with product MALPNYRATAAAGPLQGAHIMGSPVSFNILKERLRSSPGGSPMGLGSKQDEIKANPFIQTQYGNSSFNPQKLGGKIMGNQGVPKPPKAPEKPLMPYMRYSRKIWDKIREDNQDCKLWEVGKIVGQKWKELPDTEKQEYIDEYETEKTEYDRQFKIYQNSPAYQAYIQAKSRGNPVIEDPEPRGAKAGERRIDIQPAEDEEDPDDGLSVKHISHARFQRNHRLINEICSEAMVPDVRSVVTTSRMQVLKRQVQSLTMHQKKLEAELQQIEEKNLTKKRKFMESSEEFQKELKKHCVKAVDDEKYNEMIKDQIEKLRTEKEERARAGAPTPPSPAPPTDPADNRHVLQPVERGDNPDSPSDPSNPGPTNGDGKSDTNNDEGSNSGEAPRQYAQMADQMRPRHPSPSNQNHHPHMMQQHVMRGPIPPPGSQQQMQHLHGMPHQQSPSGSMPMSRPPPHNAVPLPHQPSGGPQGDNSVNNAINPYSPNHQGPPIQASGPPQHQGSAVQPMPHSNSQAPPMHSGPPGPIAVPQAPPPHAAPQAPPPHAGPQAPPPQHAGPQAPPPPHTGAPHSVSQPSPQHPGSQPPHSGAQPPHVGPQAPPPHTGSQIPPPHQGQGGGPQGQQVPQYQQQNYGPPGTPNYGNYGPYSPHSGAPPPGYHAAAPYSGGYPQQPHYSGPHSGGPHPPPGQHNAPAVSGPPSAPTPISQNVASNLSNPAPAQSTGTVDSPGSNVQEKSPADSASSPAPRPESAQNNAREGTSEEPASAT
- the LOC121119717 gene encoding uncharacterized protein isoform X5 yields the protein MALPNYRATAAAGPLQGAHIMGSPVSFNILKERLRSSPGGSPMGLGSKQDEIKANPFIQTQYGNSSFNPQKLGGKIMGNQGVPKPPKAPEKPLMPYMRYSRKIWDKIREDNQDCKLWEVGKIVGQKWKELPDTEKQEYIDEYETEKTEYDRQFKIYQNSPAYQAYIQAKSRGNPVIEDPEPRGAKAGERRIDIQPAEDEEDPDDGLSVKHISHARFQRNHRLINEICSEAMVPDVRSVVTTSRMQVLKRQVQSLTMHQKKLEAELQQIEEKNLTKKRKFMESSEEFQKELKKHCVKAVDDEKYNEMIKDQIEKLRTEKEERARAGAPTPPSPAPPTDPADNRHVLQPVERGDNPDSPSDPSNPGPTNGDGKSDTNNDEGSNSGEAPRQYAQMADQMRPRHPSPSNQNHHPHMMQQHVMRGPIPPPGSQQQMQHLHGMPHQQSPSGSMPMSRPPPHNAVPLPHQPSGGPQGDNSVNNAINPYSPNHQGPPIQASGPPQHQGSAVQPMPHSNSQAPPMHSGPPGPIAVPQAPPPHAAPQAPPPHAGPQAPPPQHAGPQAPPPPHTGAPHSVSQPSPQHPGSQPPHSGAQPPHVGPQAPPPHTGSQIPPPHQGQGGGPQGQQVPQYQQQNYGPPGTPNYGNYGPYSPHSGAPPPGYHAAAPYSGGYPQQPHYSGPHSGGPHPPPGQHNAPAVSGPPSGNKFPITFPSKNLLKHNESSTAPTPISQNVASNLSNPAPAQSTGTVDSPGSNVQEKSPADSASSPAPRPESAQNNAREGTSEEPASAT
- the LOC121119717 gene encoding uncharacterized protein isoform X9, whose product is MALPNYRATAAAGPLQGAQRLRSSPGGSPMGLGSKQDEIKANPFIQTQYGNSSFNPQKLGGKIMGNQGVPKPPKAPEKPLMPYMRYSRKIWDKIREDNQDCKLWEVGKIVGQKWKELPDTEKQEYIDEYETEKTEYDRQFKIYQNSPAYQAYIQAKSRGNPVIEDPEPRGAKAGERRIDIQPAEDEEDPDDGLSVKHISHARFQRNHRLINEICSEAMVPDVRSVVTTSRMQVLKRQVQSLTMHQKKLEAELQQIEEKNLTKKRKFMESSEEFQKELKKHCVKAVDDEKYNEMIKDQIEKLRTEKEERARAGAPTPPSPAPPTDPADNRHVLQPVERGDNPDSPSDPSNPGPTNGDGKSDTNNDEGSNSGEAPRQYAQMADQMRPRHPSPSNQNHHPHMMQQHVMRGPIPPPGSQQQMQHLHGMPHQQSPSGSMPMSRPPPHNAVPLPHQPSGGPQGDNSVNNAINPYSPNHQGPPIQASGPPQHQGSAVQPMPHSNSQAPPMHSGPPGPIAVPQAPPPHAAPQAPPPHAGPQAPPPQHAGPQAPPPPHTGAPHSVSQPSPQHPGSQPPHSGAQPPHVGPQAPPPHTGSQIPPPHQGQGGGPQGQQVPQYQQQNYGPPGTPNYGNYGPYSPHSGAPPPGYHAAAPYSGGYPQQPHYSGPHSGGPHPPPGQHNAPAVSGPPSAPTPISQNVASNLSNPAPAQSTGTVDSPGSNVQEKSPADSASSPAPRPESAQNNAREGTSEEPASAT
- the LOC121119717 gene encoding uncharacterized protein isoform X6, with the translated sequence MALPNYRATAAAGPLQGAQRLRSSPGGSPMGLGSKQDEIKANPFIQTQYGNSSFNPQKLGGKIMGNQGVPKPPKAPEKPLMPYMRYSRKIWDKIREDNQDCKLWEVGKIVGQKWKELPDTEKQEYIDEYETEKTEYDRQFKIYQNSPAYQAYIQAKSRGNPVIEDPEPRGAKAGERRIDIQPAEDEEDPDDGLSVKHISHARFQRNHRLINEICSEAMVPDVRSVVTTSRMQVLKRQVQSLTMHQKKLEAELQQIEEKNLTKKRKFMESSEEFQKELKKHCVKAVDDEKYNEMIKDQIEKLRTEKEERARAGAPTPPSPAPPTDPADNRHVLQPVERGDNPDSPSDPSNPGPTNGDGKSDTNNDEGSNSGEAPRQYAQMADQMRPRHPSPSNQNHHPHMMQQHVMRGPIPPPGSQQQMQHLHGMPHQQSPSGSMPMSRPPPHNAVPLPHQPSGGPQGDNSVNNAINPYSPNHQGPPIQASGPPQHQGSAVQPMPHSNSQAPPMHSGPPGPIAVPQAPPPHAAPQAPPPHAGPQAPPPQHAGPQAPPPPHTGAPHSVSQPSPQHPGSQPPHSGAQPPHVGPQAPPPHTGSQIPPPHQGQGGGPQGQQVPQYQQQNYGPPGTPNYGNYGPYSPHSGAPPPGYHAAAPYSGGYPQQPHYSGPHSGGPHPPPGQHNAPAVSGPPSGNKFPITFPSKNLLKHNESSTAPTPISQNVASNLSNPAPAQSTGTVDSPGSNVQEKSPADSASSPAPRPESAQNNAREGTSEEPASAT
- the LOC121119717 gene encoding uncharacterized protein isoform X2, with protein sequence MALPNYRATAAAGPLQGAQRLRSSPGGSPMGLGSKQDEIKANPFIQTQYGNSSFNPQKLGGKIMETSESLVEEIGEKPKLVPIKLKEISELVSLTNRDSCGIDGKEVIDCGQRRRSSRLKTKETTKLSNIDSNKKKIKKKDNITKGRGMDNEFQRLEEDNDVPRKSEKKYYPKKIIGYKKSKKQIIMDLKKNVNNYVAKIKCKTKRRKKCWRKLDMPSPKKCCDSLKENKLNKDQENKENLNDGSVKYVDGKFLQFPMEDAQTKETMDLSIQGTCKVIKRRRRKFKHDENEPLDASRPGLKEFKINTRGRTLKDVSMEDMLLPKKPITIQRFKVFLPFESGVEIFINQENYLERRNPYHQELALLNRQDDADTNRRKRGRKRKGNQGVPKPPKAPEKPLMPYMRYSRKIWDKIREDNQDCKLWEVGKIVGQKWKELPDTEKQEYIDEYETEKTEYDRQFKIYQNSPAYQAYIQAKSRGNPVIEDPEPRGAKAGERRIDIQPAEDEEDPDDGLSVKHISHARFQRNHRLINEICSEAMVPDVRSVVTTSRMQVLKRQVQSLTMHQKKLEAELQQIEEKNLTKKRKFMESSEEFQKELKKHCVKAVDDEKYNEMIKDQIEKLRTEKEERARAGAPTPPSPAPPTDPADNRHVLQPVERGDNPDSPSDPSNPGPTNGDGKSDTNNDEGSNSGEAPRQYAQMADQMRPRHPSPSNQNHHPHMMQQHVMRGPIPPPGSQQQMQHLHGMPHQQSPSGSMPMSRPPPHNAVPLPHQPSGGPQGDNSVNNAINPYSPNHQGPPIQASGPPQHQGSAVQPMPHSNSQAPPMHSGPPGPIAVPQAPPPHAAPQAPPPHAGPQAPPPQHAGPQAPPPPHTGAPHSVSQPSPQHPGSQPPHSGAQPPHVGPQAPPPHTGSQIPPPHQGQGGGPQGQQVPQYQQQNYGPPGTPNYGNYGPYSPHSGAPPPGYHAAAPYSGGYPQQPHYSGPHSGGPHPPPGQHNAPAVSGPPSGNKFPITFPSKNLLKHNESSTAPTPISQNVASNLSNPAPAQSTGTVDSPGSNVQEKSPADSASSPAPRPESAQNNAREGTSEEPASAT
- the LOC121119717 gene encoding uncharacterized protein isoform X1; the protein is MALPNYRATAAAGPLQGAHIMGSPVSFNILKERLRSSPGGSPMGLGSKQDEIKANPFIQTQYGNSSFNPQKLGGKIMETSESLVEEIGEKPKLVPIKLKEISELVSLTNRDSCGIDGKEVIDCGQRRRSSRLKTKETTKLSNIDSNKKKIKKKDNITKGRGMDNEFQRLEEDNDVPRKSEKKYYPKKIIGYKKSKKQIIMDLKKNVNNYVAKIKCKTKRRKKCWRKLDMPSPKKCCDSLKENKLNKDQENKENLNDGSVKYVDGKFLQFPMEDAQTKETMDLSIQGTCKVIKRRRRKFKHDENEPLDASRPGLKEFKINTRGRTLKDVSMEDMLLPKKPITIQRFKVFLPFESGVEIFINQENYLERRNPYHQELALLNRQDDADTNRRKRGRKRKGNQGVPKPPKAPEKPLMPYMRYSRKIWDKIREDNQDCKLWEVGKIVGQKWKELPDTEKQEYIDEYETEKTEYDRQFKIYQNSPAYQAYIQAKSRGNPVIEDPEPRGAKAGERRIDIQPAEDEEDPDDGLSVKHISHARFQRNHRLINEICSEAMVPDVRSVVTTSRMQVLKRQVQSLTMHQKKLEAELQQIEEKNLTKKRKFMESSEEFQKELKKHCVKAVDDEKYNEMIKDQIEKLRTEKEERARAGAPTPPSPAPPTDPADNRHVLQPVERGDNPDSPSDPSNPGPTNGDGKSDTNNDEGSNSGEAPRQYAQMADQMRPRHPSPSNQNHHPHMMQQHVMRGPIPPPGSQQQMQHLHGMPHQQSPSGSMPMSRPPPHNAVPLPHQPSGGPQGDNSVNNAINPYSPNHQGPPIQASGPPQHQGSAVQPMPHSNSQAPPMHSGPPGPIAVPQAPPPHAAPQAPPPHAGPQAPPPQHAGPQAPPPPHTGAPHSVSQPSPQHPGSQPPHSGAQPPHVGPQAPPPHTGSQIPPPHQGQGGGPQGQQVPQYQQQNYGPPGTPNYGNYGPYSPHSGAPPPGYHAAAPYSGGYPQQPHYSGPHSGGPHPPPGQHNAPAVSGPPSGNKFPITFPSKNLLKHNESSTAPTPISQNVASNLSNPAPAQSTGTVDSPGSNVQEKSPADSASSPAPRPESAQNNAREGTSEEPASAT
- the LOC121119717 gene encoding uncharacterized protein isoform X4, with amino-acid sequence MALPNYRATAAAGPLQGAHIMGSPVSFNILKERLRSSPGGSPMGLGSKQDEIKANPFIQTQYGNSSFNPQKLGGKIMETSESLVEEIGEKPKLVPIKLKEISELVSLTNRDSCGIDGKEVIDCGQRRRSSRLKTKETTKLSNIDSNKKKIKKKDNITKGRGMDNEFQRLEEDNDVPRKSEKKYYPKKIIGYKKSKKQIIMDLKKNVNNYVAKIKCKTKRRKKCWRKLDMPSPKKCCDSLKENKLNKDQENKENLNDGSVKYVDGKFLQFPMEDAQTKETMDLSIQGTCKVIKRRRRKFKHDENEPLDASRPGLKEFKINTRGRTLKDVSMEDMLLPKKPITIQRFKVFLPFESGVEIFINQENYLERRNPYHQELALLNRQDDADTNRRKRGRKRKGNQGVPKPPKAPEKPLMPYMRYSRKIWDKIREDNQDCKLWEVGKIVGQKWKELPDTEKQEYIDEYETEKTEYDRQFKIYQNSPAYQAYIQAKSRGNPVIEDPEPRGAKAGERRIDIQPAEDEEDPDDGLSVKHISHARFQRNHRLINEICSEAMVPDVRSVVTTSRMQVLKRQVQSLTMHQKKLEAELQQIEEKNLTKKRKFMESSEEFQKELKKHCVKAVDDEKYNEMIKDQIEKLRTEKEERARAGAPTPPSPAPPTDPADNRHVLQPVERGDNPDSPSDPSNPGPTNGDGKSDTNNDEGSNSGEAPRQYAQMADQMRPRHPSPSNQNHHPHMMQQHVMRGPIPPPGSQQQMQHLHGMPHQQSPSGSMPMSRPPPHNAVPLPHQPSGGPQGDNSVNNAINPYSPNHQGPPIQASGPPQHQGSAVQPMPHSNSQAPPMHSGPPGPIAVPQAPPPHAAPQAPPPHAGPQAPPPQHAGPQAPPPPHTGAPHSVSQPSPQHPGSQPPHSGAQPPHVGPQAPPPHTGSQIPPPHQGQGGGPQGQQVPQYQQQNYGPPGTPNYGNYGPYSPHSGAPPPGYHAAAPYSGGYPQQPHYSGPHSGGPHPPPGQHNAPAVSGPPSAPTPISQNVASNLSNPAPAQSTGTVDSPGSNVQEKSPADSASSPAPRPESAQNNAREGTSEEPASAT
- the LOC121119717 gene encoding uncharacterized protein isoform X7 encodes the protein MGSPVSFNILKERLRSSPGGSPMGLGSKQDEIKANPFIQTQYGNSSFNPQKLGGKIMGNQGVPKPPKAPEKPLMPYMRYSRKIWDKIREDNQDCKLWEVGKIVGQKWKELPDTEKQEYIDEYETEKTEYDRQFKIYQNSPAYQAYIQAKSRGNPVIEDPEPRGAKAGERRIDIQPAEDEEDPDDGLSVKHISHARFQRNHRLINEICSEAMVPDVRSVVTTSRMQVLKRQVQSLTMHQKKLEAELQQIEEKNLTKKRKFMESSEEFQKELKKHCVKAVDDEKYNEMIKDQIEKLRTEKEERARAGAPTPPSPAPPTDPADNRHVLQPVERGDNPDSPSDPSNPGPTNGDGKSDTNNDEGSNSGEAPRQYAQMADQMRPRHPSPSNQNHHPHMMQQHVMRGPIPPPGSQQQMQHLHGMPHQQSPSGSMPMSRPPPHNAVPLPHQPSGGPQGDNSVNNAINPYSPNHQGPPIQASGPPQHQGSAVQPMPHSNSQAPPMHSGPPGPIAVPQAPPPHAAPQAPPPHAGPQAPPPQHAGPQAPPPPHTGAPHSVSQPSPQHPGSQPPHSGAQPPHVGPQAPPPHTGSQIPPPHQGQGGGPQGQQVPQYQQQNYGPPGTPNYGNYGPYSPHSGAPPPGYHAAAPYSGGYPQQPHYSGPHSGGPHPPPGQHNAPAVSGPPSGNKFPITFPSKNLLKHNESSTAPTPISQNVASNLSNPAPAQSTGTVDSPGSNVQEKSPADSASSPAPRPESAQNNAREGTSEEPASAT
- the LOC121119717 gene encoding uncharacterized protein isoform X3; protein product: MGSPVSFNILKERLRSSPGGSPMGLGSKQDEIKANPFIQTQYGNSSFNPQKLGGKIMETSESLVEEIGEKPKLVPIKLKEISELVSLTNRDSCGIDGKEVIDCGQRRRSSRLKTKETTKLSNIDSNKKKIKKKDNITKGRGMDNEFQRLEEDNDVPRKSEKKYYPKKIIGYKKSKKQIIMDLKKNVNNYVAKIKCKTKRRKKCWRKLDMPSPKKCCDSLKENKLNKDQENKENLNDGSVKYVDGKFLQFPMEDAQTKETMDLSIQGTCKVIKRRRRKFKHDENEPLDASRPGLKEFKINTRGRTLKDVSMEDMLLPKKPITIQRFKVFLPFESGVEIFINQENYLERRNPYHQELALLNRQDDADTNRRKRGRKRKGNQGVPKPPKAPEKPLMPYMRYSRKIWDKIREDNQDCKLWEVGKIVGQKWKELPDTEKQEYIDEYETEKTEYDRQFKIYQNSPAYQAYIQAKSRGNPVIEDPEPRGAKAGERRIDIQPAEDEEDPDDGLSVKHISHARFQRNHRLINEICSEAMVPDVRSVVTTSRMQVLKRQVQSLTMHQKKLEAELQQIEEKNLTKKRKFMESSEEFQKELKKHCVKAVDDEKYNEMIKDQIEKLRTEKEERARAGAPTPPSPAPPTDPADNRHVLQPVERGDNPDSPSDPSNPGPTNGDGKSDTNNDEGSNSGEAPRQYAQMADQMRPRHPSPSNQNHHPHMMQQHVMRGPIPPPGSQQQMQHLHGMPHQQSPSGSMPMSRPPPHNAVPLPHQPSGGPQGDNSVNNAINPYSPNHQGPPIQASGPPQHQGSAVQPMPHSNSQAPPMHSGPPGPIAVPQAPPPHAAPQAPPPHAGPQAPPPQHAGPQAPPPPHTGAPHSVSQPSPQHPGSQPPHSGAQPPHVGPQAPPPHTGSQIPPPHQGQGGGPQGQQVPQYQQQNYGPPGTPNYGNYGPYSPHSGAPPPGYHAAAPYSGGYPQQPHYSGPHSGGPHPPPGQHNAPAVSGPPSGNKFPITFPSKNLLKHNESSTAPTPISQNVASNLSNPAPAQSTGTVDSPGSNVQEKSPADSASSPAPRPESAQNNAREGTSEEPASAT
- the LOC121119717 gene encoding uncharacterized protein isoform X10, which gives rise to MGSPVSFNILKERLRSSPGGSPMGLGSKQDEIKANPFIQTQYGNSSFNPQKLGGKIMGNQGVPKPPKAPEKPLMPYMRYSRKIWDKIREDNQDCKLWEVGKIVGQKWKELPDTEKQEYIDEYETEKTEYDRQFKIYQNSPAYQAYIQAKSRGNPVIEDPEPRGAKAGERRIDIQPAEDEEDPDDGLSVKHISHARFQRNHRLINEICSEAMVPDVRSVVTTSRMQVLKRQVQSLTMHQKKLEAELQQIEEKNLTKKRKFMESSEEFQKELKKHCVKAVDDEKYNEMIKDQIEKLRTEKEERARAGAPTPPSPAPPTDPADNRHVLQPVERGDNPDSPSDPSNPGPTNGDGKSDTNNDEGSNSGEAPRQYAQMADQMRPRHPSPSNQNHHPHMMQQHVMRGPIPPPGSQQQMQHLHGMPHQQSPSGSMPMSRPPPHNAVPLPHQPSGGPQGDNSVNNAINPYSPNHQGPPIQASGPPQHQGSAVQPMPHSNSQAPPMHSGPPGPIAVPQAPPPHAAPQAPPPHAGPQAPPPQHAGPQAPPPPHTGAPHSVSQPSPQHPGSQPPHSGAQPPHVGPQAPPPHTGSQIPPPHQGQGGGPQGQQVPQYQQQNYGPPGTPNYGNYGPYSPHSGAPPPGYHAAAPYSGGYPQQPHYSGPHSGGPHPPPGQHNAPAVSGPPSAPTPISQNVASNLSNPAPAQSTGTVDSPGSNVQEKSPADSASSPAPRPESAQNNAREGTSEEPASAT